The sequence tgcttcttctctgcGAGTGAATGGCTCAACTATAGAAGGGACCCTAGGAACAAGCTTGAACTTGAAGATCTGCCCAGAGGAATTGAGTTCCCTGAAAATCTTATAAGCAGGTAAAAGCCTAACCATCACAAACAACGACCTAAGCAGCAGAGTTGCTTTCTTATACATCACTTGCAACTTATTACTGCTTGACCTCCTGCTGCTGGTAGTAGCAGATTCCCTGATCTTCCTATTATCATACTGAACCACCCATCTCTCAATTATCTGCTCGTTCTTAGTTTCAAATCCCAATTCATCTTGATCAGAATTCCAACCAGACGACTGATACTCTTTCCCTGAAAAGTTCCTGATAAGCTCCCTTTTACCAGACAAGTTCATCTGATCACCACCAATAAGTGGCCTCACAACAAGAACCACATCAACAACCAAAGGCTCAAGAGTGCTTCTACGACCGATATCGAAACTCTCTAACGCTGCAGGACATTCCCTGAGAGCAAGATTGAACCATTTGTCACGAGGCCTGACActggaggaagaggaagaagatgaggaagggGAACACATCATCTGGNGGAAGATTCAGAGAGGTCTTGTCTCAGAGGTGGAGCTTTCTTCAGCATTCTCACAAGGGCACCAACTGCAGCATCTTGGGACTTCTTTGGGAATGAACCGCTTGACTCGAGTGGCTCATGTATGTCTCCTCTGTGGTCGAACGACCCTGGTCTGAAACGAGGCAGTAAAGCAAAATCAGTTTCTTCTACTGGAAacagttacaaaacaaaagtctTAAGTACTGAATCAGGATCCCGGAGAGCAAACCATTCAACTGATTATTTGATCACTtacaaaacccaacaaaaaatcATGATACTAGTAATAGTGTATAGTTTAGATTTCTTGGTTTCTCTAGAGAACagttctttatcttctttgtaAAAGATCAGCAGACGAATATGCCAAAATGGATGGAAACTACACGGATACAGAAGCACTACGATAATCATTTGCGTTCAATGGCTGTTTAAAgctcaaagcaaaaaaaaaaaacacataaacaagcttCTCAAGCCGTATTGATTAGCATATAGAGGCCAGGGGTAGCAAATCACTTATGTAGAAACTCAATTGGTTTCGAAGGAAGCACTTAGAAAGAACAATGGGAACCAAAAGCCATAGAATTACATATCGTATGCTTGGGCAGTAGATAAAGGGGAAAAGACACAATGAGAGATGTAAAGTTTTTAAGACAATACCTGCTACTACGATCTGTAATATCATCATACTCAACATCAAATGGGCAAGGGAAATCAGGATCATCAAAATCGTCTTGGTAAGATCTACTGGAACTCCTGGAAAATGATATCCGCGGTGAGCTGTTGGAAGACAGCCTCATTCCAGAATGCTTCCTAAAGTCATCTCTTCCATAAAGATACAGCTAGAACAAAatgaatttacaattttactCGTTCAGTCACATGATCcagagaaaagataaaagataagacaTGTGGAGTACGTTTACCTTGTCTATTGCTGATCCAGATTCACCAGGACCAAAGTCTCTCACAGGCTTCAAGGAAGTGTGTCTCGACAATTTTAGATGAGGAGAAGGTGCcacaatgttttgttttgtctggaAGGTCGGAGCTGGGATTCTCACTGGAGCACTTTCAGTACGTGTGATGCCTCTTGAGACGGCCTGTATAGGTGctgaaggagaaggaggaggggAGAAGTCTTGATAAGGAGAATACTCTTCAGCGTAGCTTTCTTTTCTACGACCAGTGGGCATCTCAGAAGGCTGAGGAGGAAGGTTACGGGAACAAGGATGTGAAACCAATGCATGTGAATCCGAGCGAGTAGGCGATGGTGAGCAAGAAACAGAAGGTGGAGACGCCTTGTGACGATCGAAACTCCAGCTATGGCGCCTTTGAAATGGCAGCAAAGGAGGTGAGCCATATGAAAGAGGAAGGGAAGGGAACCTCTTTAAAGGATCAGCCAGGGGACTTCCAACATAATCGGTTATAAACGTTGGAGACATAGGAGTTGAGTGTTCGCAACTGACATCTGAGAGAGAACGATATAAGACCGATAAGCAAAGTCTACCACAGATGGTCTCAACCGGAGTGAAAGAAAACTTCTGCatttctgcttcttctctgcGAGTGAATGGCTCAACTATAGAAGGGACCCTAGGAACAAGCTTGAACTTGAAGATCTGCCCAGAGGAATTGAGTTCCCTGAAAA comes from Camelina sativa cultivar DH55 chromosome 19, Cs, whole genome shotgun sequence and encodes:
- the LOC104765735 gene encoding autophagy-related protein 13b-like, which encodes MSSSHNRSSSNNNSEGAKAEQIIFEFFAKSLHIILESRTPFMSSRNFSGDQMMCSPSSSSSSSSSVRPRDKWFNLALRECPAALESFDIGRRSTLEPLVVDVVLVVRPLIGGDQMNLSGKRELIRNFSGKEYQSSGWNSDQDELGFETKNEQIIERWVVQYDNRKIRESATTSSRRSSSNKLQVMYKKATLLLRSLFVMVRLLPAYKIFRELNSSGQIFKFKLVPRVPSIVEPFTRREEAEMQKFSFTPVETICGRLCLSVLYRSLSDVSCEHSTPMSPTFITDYVGSPLADPLKRFPSLPLSYGSPPLLPFQRRHSWSFDRHKASPPSVSCSPSPTRSDSHALVSHPCSRNLPPQPSEMPTGRRKESYAEEYSPYQDFSPPPSPSAPIQAVSRGITRTESAPVRIPAPTFQTKQNIVAPSPHLKLSRHTSLKPVRDFGPGESGSAIDKLYLYGRDDFRKHSGMRLSSNSSPRISFSRSSSRSYQDDFDDPDFPCPFDVEYDDITDRSSRPGSFDHRGDIHEPLESSGSFPKKSQDAAVGALVRMLKKAPPLRQDLSESSIPEICWNNNKPARAQEIAVASITASGIALASKTTADAMEELRTYKEMKNHLLLSQSTSNPSSVTATSPFDA